In Clostridium sp. JN-1, one genomic interval encodes:
- the ybeY gene encoding rRNA maturation RNase YbeY has protein sequence MIFIDNRQNKIEASDELKKSMKEIIEYALNVEKVNLPCEVSIVFTDNDGIREINRENRNIDSPTDVLSFPMLNYEEGKVFKDVYCNYKFDDVDLDDGNLVLGDIVISLERAKEQSIEFNHTFEREVLYLTIHSVLHLLGYDHMKVNEKVIMRRREEEILGEFKITR, from the coding sequence ATGATTTTTATAGACAATAGGCAAAATAAAATAGAGGCTTCGGATGAACTTAAAAAATCTATGAAGGAAATTATAGAATATGCATTGAATGTTGAAAAAGTTAATTTGCCTTGTGAAGTGAGTATTGTATTTACTGACAATGATGGAATTCGTGAAATAAATAGGGAAAATAGAAATATAGACAGCCCAACGGATGTACTTTCATTTCCAATGTTAAATTATGAAGAAGGAAAAGTATTTAAGGATGTATATTGTAATTATAAATTTGACGATGTTGATTTAGATGATGGTAATCTAGTGCTTGGAGATATAGTTATATCCCTTGAAAGGGCAAAAGAACAGAGCATAGAATTTAATCACACATTTGAAAGAGAGGTTCTGTATCTTACAATACATTCAGTACTTCATTTACTTGGATATGATCATATGAAAGTAAATGAAAAAGTGATTATGAGAAGACGAGAAGAAGAAATACTTGGAGAATTTAAAATAACTCGATAA
- a CDS encoding diacylglycerol kinase: MKVRKLWDSFNYAIEGIIYAVRTQRNMKIHMIAALIVLTICFFYDLSKTELLIVTISITIVIVAELMNTAVEFVADAAANYYHPLIKLAKNVAAGGVLITAINAVLVGYVIFWDKLKYINFVMIKKVKNTNPYAIFIILVIVCIATIVVKAIFGEGTPLKGGMPSGHSTIAFSIATMMSLITGELVIVILSYILAFIVAQSRVDSKVHSVFEVTVGAVFGTLVTVLLFRIFYIR; this comes from the coding sequence ATGAAGGTTAGAAAATTGTGGGATAGTTTTAATTATGCTATCGAAGGTATAATATATGCAGTTAGAACACAGAGAAATATGAAAATACATATGATTGCAGCACTTATTGTTCTAACTATTTGTTTTTTTTATGACTTAAGTAAAACAGAATTATTAATTGTAACAATTTCAATAACTATTGTAATAGTGGCAGAGCTTATGAATACTGCAGTTGAATTTGTAGCAGATGCTGCAGCTAATTACTACCATCCTCTTATAAAGCTTGCAAAAAATGTAGCGGCAGGCGGGGTACTTATTACAGCTATAAATGCTGTACTTGTAGGATATGTTATATTTTGGGATAAACTTAAATATATAAATTTTGTTATGATAAAAAAAGTTAAAAATACAAATCCATATGCAATTTTTATAATACTCGTTATTGTGTGTATAGCAACAATAGTTGTAAAGGCTATATTTGGTGAGGGAACTCCTTTAAAAGGTGGAATGCCAAGTGGACACAGCACAATAGCTTTTTCTATAGCTACTATGATGTCGCTTATTACGGGAGAACTTGTAATTGTCATATTAAGCTATATTTTAGCATTTATAGTTGCACAGAGTAGAGTAGATTCAAAAGTACATTCTGTATTTGAAGTAACAGTAGGAGCTGTATTTGGTACTTTGGTGACGGTACTTTTGTTCAGAATATTTTATATTCGGTAG
- the era gene encoding GTPase Era yields the protein MFKSGFITIIGRPNVGKSTLMNSIIGEKLSIVSCRPQTTRNNIQTILTEEDYQIVFVDTPGIHKPKHKLGEYMIKIAEDSIKEVDLILFLTTPDKEIGKGDRFILEQLKKCKVPIFLVINKIDENTSENVAKALSNYAKEFDFTEFIPISAMKGKNVDELKKLIVKYLPEGPKYYPEDMITDKQERFIVSEIIREKALRLLSQEVPHGIAVEVISMKKDKQNVYDIEATLLCEKDSHKGIIIGKGGSMLKKISSYSRHDIEKFLNEKVYLKLWVKVKKEWRDNPNILRELGYK from the coding sequence ATGTTTAAATCTGGATTTATAACGATAATAGGAAGACCTAATGTTGGAAAATCTACATTGATGAATTCAATAATAGGTGAGAAGCTATCTATAGTTTCTTGCAGACCTCAGACTACTAGAAACAATATACAGACAATTTTAACGGAAGAAGACTATCAAATTGTATTTGTTGATACTCCAGGAATTCACAAGCCAAAGCACAAATTGGGAGAATACATGATAAAGATAGCAGAAGATTCAATAAAGGAAGTTGATCTTATATTATTTTTAACTACTCCTGATAAGGAAATTGGCAAAGGAGATAGGTTTATTTTAGAACAGTTAAAAAAGTGTAAAGTTCCTATTTTTTTAGTTATAAATAAAATAGATGAAAATACCAGCGAAAATGTAGCAAAGGCGCTGTCCAATTATGCTAAGGAATTTGATTTTACGGAATTTATACCTATATCAGCTATGAAGGGAAAGAATGTAGATGAGTTAAAAAAACTTATCGTAAAGTATTTGCCAGAGGGTCCAAAATATTATCCAGAAGATATGATAACTGATAAACAAGAAAGATTTATAGTATCGGAAATTATAAGGGAAAAAGCATTAAGGCTTCTTTCACAGGAAGTTCCTCATGGTATAGCAGTAGAAGTTATATCTATGAAAAAAGATAAACAAAATGTATATGATATAGAGGCAACTTTGTTGTGTGAAAAAGATTCACATAAAGGAATAATAATAGGCAAGGGTGGATCGATGTTAAAAAAGATATCATCATATTCTAGACATGATATAGAAAAATTTTTAAATGAAAAAGTTTATCTTAAGCTGTGGGTAAAGGTAAAGAAAGAATGGAGGGATAATCCCAACATTTTAAGAGAACTTGGGTATAAATAA
- the recO gene encoding DNA repair protein RecO, with amino-acid sequence MSVIKTRAVVIKTQDIKEKDKLVWLFSEKLGKISTIAKGVKRLKSNLFSTTLQFCYGDYIVHKARNFYVINESLIINSFQDLLDDLDTLTYASYFCELVDISMDDEESNAQLFRYLVIALYLLKNKAVDIETLARAFEVKVLKCTGYALNLENCCICKKQINSSNYINFQYFGGVCEDCNKYSGAYVDFATYNAIKYLYKIPLENTYKLNLSKKIKDEVYKILKVFIEQSYFRKPKSLNTLNSLTNFLK; translated from the coding sequence CTGTCTGTAATAAAAACGAGAGCGGTAGTAATTAAAACTCAGGATATAAAGGAAAAAGATAAATTAGTATGGCTATTTAGTGAGAAGCTGGGGAAAATCTCTACTATTGCAAAAGGAGTAAAAAGACTTAAAAGTAATTTATTTTCTACTACACTTCAATTTTGTTATGGTGATTATATAGTTCATAAAGCTAGAAACTTTTATGTTATAAATGAAAGTTTGATAATAAATTCATTTCAAGACTTACTTGATGATTTGGATACATTAACATATGCTTCATACTTTTGTGAACTTGTTGATATATCTATGGATGATGAAGAAAGCAATGCACAACTTTTTAGGTACCTTGTTATAGCACTTTATCTGCTTAAAAATAAGGCAGTTGATATAGAAACTTTGGCAAGAGCTTTTGAAGTAAAAGTTTTAAAGTGTACAGGATATGCTTTAAATTTAGAAAACTGCTGTATTTGCAAAAAACAAATTAATTCTTCTAATTATATCAACTTCCAATACTTTGGAGGAGTATGTGAAGATTGTAATAAATATAGTGGTGCCTATGTGGACTTTGCAACATATAATGCTATTAAGTACTTATATAAAATACCATTAGAGAACACATATAAATTAAATTTATCAAAGAAAATAAAAGATGAAGTTTACAAGATCCTAAAAGTCTTTATAGAACAAAGTTATTTTAGAAAGCCTAAAAGCTTGAACACACTGAATAGTTTGACAAACTTTTTAAAATAA
- a CDS encoding DUF4342 domain-containing protein: MSEITLEKIDVVRERTGASYAEAKKALEACDGNIVDALIYMEQNKKSTMDNIYTTKDEFLSWIKDIVNKGNVNRIKIKKDDKTVVDIPVNAGIAASLTVLIWPPLIAIGILTAVVTRITIEITKSDGTVEIVNKNIRSNVTDVKDKVVDAAVSVKENVKEKFHHKDKNNDEENIYQYTVKFDDIDKNDDEKAEKDTDEKTEKDADKEDQ; encoded by the coding sequence ATGAGCGAAATAACTTTGGAGAAAATTGACGTTGTGAGAGAGAGAACAGGGGCAAGTTATGCAGAAGCAAAAAAAGCATTAGAAGCTTGTGATGGAAACATTGTTGATGCATTAATTTATATGGAGCAAAACAAGAAATCTACCATGGATAACATATATACAACTAAAGACGAGTTTTTAAGTTGGATAAAGGATATAGTTAATAAGGGTAATGTAAATAGAATAAAGATAAAAAAAGATGATAAGACTGTAGTTGATATACCAGTTAATGCAGGTATAGCAGCTAGTTTGACAGTATTGATATGGCCGCCGCTTATTGCAATTGGCATACTAACTGCTGTTGTCACAAGAATAACTATAGAAATTACTAAAAGCGATGGTACAGTTGAAATAGTAAATAAAAATATAAGATCAAATGTTACAGACGTAAAAGATAAGGTTGTTGATGCAGCAGTTTCTGTGAAGGAAAATGTAAAAGAAAAGTTTCATCATAAAGATAAAAATAATGATGAGGAAAATATTTATCAATACACAGTTAAATTTGATGATATAGATAAAAATGATGACGAAAAAGCAGAAAAAGATACGGACGAAAAAACAGAAAAAGATGCGGATAAAGAAGATCAATAA
- a CDS encoding helix-turn-helix transcriptional regulator, whose amino-acid sequence MNTIKLTSRQEQIIKLVKENEPITSEKLASNLGVTRAALRPDLAILTMTGILDAKPKVGYIYSRKPSYSLVYDYIRNIKVNDVMSKPVIVDENTTVYDAIVHLFLNDVGTLFVENDGSLTGAVSRKDFLKIAMGGTDMHKVPVGIIMTRMPNIVFVEKDDIIYSAAQKIIEHEVDSLPVVEKVSDGKKECLKIVGKVSKTNVTRLLVKMGSNK is encoded by the coding sequence GTGAATACTATTAAGTTAACATCAAGGCAAGAACAAATAATAAAATTAGTAAAAGAAAATGAACCAATAACTAGTGAAAAGTTAGCATCTAACTTAGGTGTTACAAGAGCAGCATTGAGGCCTGATTTAGCTATACTGACTATGACTGGAATTTTGGATGCAAAACCTAAAGTTGGATATATATATTCACGTAAACCCTCTTATAGTTTAGTATATGATTATATAAGGAACATAAAAGTAAATGATGTAATGTCAAAACCTGTGATTGTAGATGAAAACACTACAGTATATGATGCAATAGTCCATTTGTTTTTAAATGATGTAGGTACGCTGTTTGTAGAAAATGATGGATCACTTACTGGTGCTGTTTCTAGAAAAGATTTTTTAAAGATAGCTATGGGGGGAACCGATATGCACAAAGTTCCTGTAGGCATAATAATGACTAGAATGCCGAATATAGTTTTTGTTGAAAAAGATGATATAATTTACTCTGCGGCACAGAAAATTATAGAGCATGAAGTTGACAGCCTTCCTGTAGTTGAAAAAGTATCTGATGGTAAGAAAGAGTGTCTAAAAATTGTTGGCAAAGTTTCTAAAACCAATGTGACTAGATTACTTGTAAAAATGGGAAGTAATAAGTAA
- the ppdK gene encoding pyruvate, phosphate dikinase, protein MKGKKYIYLFSEGNASMRNLLGGKGANLAEMTNLGITVPQGFTVTTEACTRYYQDEKKLGKDILEQIYDAMSELEKSTNKKFGNMENPLLVSVRSGARVSMPGMMDTILNLGLNDHTVEALSKLTNNERFAYDSYRRFIQMFSDVVMGVEKRKFEDILDKLKDLKGVKFDTELSASDLKEVVKQYKVLYKNELGKDFPQDPKEQLIEAITAVFRSWDNPRANVYRRLNDIPGDWGTAVNVQSMVFGNMGDTSGTGVAFTRNPANGENAIFGEYLINAQGEDVVAGIRTPQEITKLKEDLPECYEQFIKIAKKLEEHYADMQDMEFTIEQGKLYFLQTRNGKRTAQAALKIAVDMVNEGLITKEQAILKVDPKQLDALLHPNFDEGELKKSKIIAKGLAASPGAACGKVYFTAESAKAHHDKGEKVILVRLETSPEDIEGMVSSEGILTVRGGMTSHAAVVARGMGTCCVAGCGDININEDLKVFEVSGNTYHEGDYISLDGSTGNVYGQAIKTVEPKVSGYFGTFMEWADDIRVLKVRTNADTPKDAAQAVKFGAQGIGLCRTEHMFFDEDRIPAVREMIVSKTEEQRRKALEKILPMQKEDFIGIYEAMEGKPVTIRFLDPPLHEFLPSDNEDIKNLAKEMGITFEELKATVESLHEFNPMMGHRGCRLTVSYPEIAEMQTRAIIEAAIDVKKRKGYDIKPEIMIPLVGEVKELKFVKDVVVNVANQIIKESGIDMKYEVGTMIEIPRAALTADKIAEEAEFFSFGTNDLTQMTFGFSRDDAGKFLKDYYDKKIYEFDPFQRIDQVGVGKLVKMAVELGKSTRPNIQLGICGEHGGDPSSVEFCHNAGLDYVSCSPFRVPIARLSAAQAQIKNPRK, encoded by the coding sequence ATGAAGGGCAAAAAATATATTTATCTTTTTAGTGAAGGAAATGCAAGCATGAGAAATTTACTGGGGGGTAAAGGTGCTAATCTTGCAGAAATGACTAATTTGGGGATAACAGTTCCGCAGGGGTTTACTGTAACAACAGAAGCATGTACTAGATATTATCAAGATGAAAAAAAGTTAGGAAAAGATATACTTGAACAAATTTATGATGCAATGTCTGAACTTGAAAAATCAACTAATAAAAAGTTTGGAAATATGGAAAATCCACTGTTAGTTTCGGTAAGATCTGGAGCTAGGGTATCAATGCCTGGAATGATGGATACTATATTAAATCTAGGTTTAAATGATCATACTGTGGAAGCGTTATCAAAGTTAACTAATAATGAAAGGTTTGCATACGACTCCTATAGAAGGTTTATACAAATGTTTTCAGATGTTGTTATGGGAGTTGAAAAGAGAAAATTTGAGGATATACTTGATAAATTAAAAGATTTAAAAGGAGTTAAGTTTGATACAGAACTTAGTGCATCAGATTTGAAGGAAGTAGTAAAACAATACAAAGTATTGTACAAAAATGAGCTTGGTAAGGACTTTCCACAAGATCCAAAAGAACAGCTTATTGAAGCCATTACAGCTGTATTTAGATCATGGGATAATCCAAGAGCTAATGTATATAGAAGATTAAACGATATACCAGGGGATTGGGGAACTGCTGTTAACGTTCAATCAATGGTATTTGGAAATATGGGAGATACATCTGGGACGGGAGTTGCTTTTACAAGAAATCCTGCAAATGGTGAAAATGCTATATTTGGAGAGTATTTAATAAATGCTCAAGGTGAGGATGTTGTGGCAGGTATTAGAACTCCTCAGGAAATAACAAAGTTAAAAGAAGATTTGCCAGAATGTTATGAACAGTTTATTAAGATAGCTAAAAAATTAGAAGAACATTATGCGGATATGCAAGACATGGAATTTACTATAGAACAAGGAAAACTATATTTCTTACAGACTAGGAATGGTAAGAGAACAGCTCAAGCTGCATTGAAAATAGCTGTAGATATGGTAAATGAAGGTCTTATAACTAAAGAACAAGCAATATTAAAAGTTGATCCTAAACAATTGGATGCACTGCTCCACCCAAACTTTGATGAAGGTGAATTAAAAAAGTCTAAAATAATAGCAAAGGGTCTTGCAGCTTCACCAGGAGCTGCTTGCGGTAAGGTTTATTTTACTGCAGAATCGGCAAAAGCTCACCACGACAAAGGTGAAAAAGTAATACTGGTAAGATTAGAAACTTCACCTGAAGACATAGAAGGAATGGTTTCATCCGAAGGTATACTTACTGTAAGAGGCGGAATGACTTCACATGCAGCAGTTGTTGCAAGAGGTATGGGAACTTGCTGTGTAGCAGGCTGTGGTGATATAAATATAAATGAAGATTTGAAGGTATTTGAAGTTTCAGGGAATACGTATCACGAAGGAGATTATATATCACTTGATGGAAGTACAGGTAATGTATATGGACAAGCGATAAAAACTGTAGAACCTAAAGTAAGTGGATACTTTGGAACATTTATGGAATGGGCTGATGATATAAGAGTATTAAAGGTTAGAACTAATGCTGATACTCCAAAAGATGCAGCTCAAGCTGTTAAATTTGGAGCACAGGGAATAGGTCTTTGCAGAACTGAACATATGTTTTTTGATGAAGACAGAATACCAGCTGTTAGAGAAATGATAGTTTCAAAAACTGAAGAACAGAGAAGAAAAGCTTTGGAAAAGATATTGCCAATGCAAAAAGAAGACTTTATAGGAATTTATGAGGCTATGGAAGGCAAACCAGTAACTATAAGATTTTTGGATCCACCACTACATGAATTTTTACCTTCTGATAATGAAGACATAAAGAATTTAGCGAAAGAAATGGGAATAACTTTTGAAGAGTTAAAAGCAACTGTTGAATCATTACATGAGTTCAATCCAATGATGGGACATAGGGGATGCAGACTTACTGTATCTTATCCAGAAATAGCAGAAATGCAGACAAGAGCAATTATAGAAGCTGCAATAGATGTCAAGAAGAGAAAAGGATATGATATAAAACCAGAAATAATGATTCCGCTGGTTGGAGAAGTTAAGGAATTAAAGTTTGTAAAGGATGTAGTAGTAAATGTTGCAAATCAAATAATAAAAGAATCTGGTATAGATATGAAGTATGAAGTAGGTACAATGATAGAAATACCTAGAGCAGCACTTACTGCAGATAAAATAGCAGAGGAAGCAGAATTCTTCTCATTTGGAACAAATGATTTAACACAAATGACATTTGGATTCTCAAGGGATGATGCAGGTAAATTCTTAAAAGATTATTATGATAAAAAGATATATGAATTTGATCCATTCCAAAGAATTGACCAAGTTGGAGTTGGTAAATTAGTAAAGATGGCTGTTGAACTAGGAAAATCAACAAGACCGAACATACAGCTTGGAATTTGCGGAGAACATGGTGGAGATCCTTCATCTGTTGAGTTCTGTCATAATGCTGGACTTGACTATGTATCATGTTCACCATTTAGAGTTCCAATTGCAAGACTTTCAGCAGCACAAGCTCAGATAAAGAATCCAAGGAAATAA
- a CDS encoding CotS family spore coat protein, whose product MPYSVAKHNNCNLLSEENARKYVLPYYNLEYADIKRVKFKNTDKQRAVYKVTNLDQNYCLKKVYFSKEDLLFVYSAVEWLFRYGIKVPRILATKENSRFVNYSNMLFILTPWIDGDKCNYDNKEQILSSIYNLSLIHNICKNFTPIEGSFIRKNFNDIYSSIKKHFEQLLNCSNLAFNYKDKFSKEFLQHFDINLTLAKISLTTAASICNDNLSISLCHLDYVNKNIIFGTDGNIWTIDFDKCSLDYCTHDISYFLRRLLRRDATNWNTDLTIECLELYEKVHPLNFNEYKYILSYLSFPQKFWKLSRDYYNNIKKCNHNSFFYLLKKAVENDVDQLNFSLKFSKYIENKFNIEIT is encoded by the coding sequence ATGCCCTATTCAGTTGCAAAACACAATAATTGTAATCTGTTATCTGAAGAAAATGCGAGGAAATATGTGCTTCCCTATTATAACCTTGAATATGCAGATATAAAAAGGGTTAAGTTTAAGAATACAGATAAACAAAGAGCTGTTTACAAAGTAACTAATTTAGATCAAAACTATTGTTTAAAAAAAGTTTACTTTTCAAAAGAAGATTTACTTTTTGTATATTCTGCAGTAGAGTGGTTATTTCGATATGGCATAAAAGTTCCCAGAATATTAGCCACAAAAGAAAACAGCAGATTTGTAAACTATAGTAACATGCTATTTATTTTGACTCCATGGATAGATGGTGATAAATGCAATTATGATAATAAAGAACAGATTTTATCATCTATATATAATCTGTCACTTATTCATAACATATGTAAAAACTTTACTCCAATTGAAGGAAGCTTTATACGCAAAAACTTTAACGACATCTATTCGTCAATAAAAAAGCACTTTGAACAACTTTTGAATTGTTCTAATTTGGCGTTTAATTATAAAGATAAATTTTCAAAAGAATTTTTGCAGCACTTTGATATAAACTTAACTCTAGCAAAGATTTCTCTTACAACAGCTGCTTCTATTTGCAATGATAACTTAAGTATTTCTCTATGCCATCTTGATTATGTAAATAAAAATATTATTTTTGGCACGGATGGTAACATTTGGACAATTGATTTTGATAAATGCTCTCTTGATTATTGTACTCATGATATTTCATATTTTTTAAGAAGGTTGTTAAGAAGAGATGCTACAAATTGGAATACTGACCTCACGATAGAGTGTCTTGAATTATATGAGAAAGTTCATCCTTTGAATTTTAATGAATACAAATATATTTTATCTTACTTATCTTTTCCTCAAAAGTTTTGGAAATTATCAAGAGATTACTACAATAATATAAAAAAATGTAATCACAATTCATTTTTTTATTTATTAAAAAAAGCCGTTGAAAATGATGTGGATCAATTAAATTTTTCATTAAAGTTTAGTAAGTATATAGAAAATAAGTTTAACATTGAAATAACTTAA
- the dnaG gene encoding DNA primase: MISEDVVEKVKYSNDIVDVISETVKLKRSGKNYIGLCPFHNEKTPSFSVSIDKQIYKCFGCGEAGNVITFVMKTRNLTFPEAVESLADRANIDIQFKNKGSNSQKRSFQKLYKINIETARYFFNCLQKNKLAKQYLFNRGITEYTIRKFGLGYSLVGWHNTINHLKIKGFTELDMLEAGLIIKGQKGSYYDRFRNRIMFPVFDYRGRVIGFGGRVMDDSKPKYLNSPETALFKKGINLYGLNFAIKNNVNRTLIIVEGYMDCISLCQYGVSNVVASLGTSLTLEQARLIKKYADKVIISYDADSAGQMATMRGIEILKEAGLDVKVLIIPQGKDPDEFVRNNGKDKFLELVDTSMSLIDYKIDRIKQKFDFNKSQDVVSYSEKVLEVLNGLDPIEKGVYIKKLSEQTKIREQALYDMLNSSFQKNVRKQENMNIDNNFGQKLYLEPAYLKAERWILKFMLEDNESFQYIVQNFSKDEFILESHKKVYDYIVQNIQYEEGEKERRIELRCNELDTEKEWINILDLKIVYDKSEYKDIINDYINIIKKFKLKKSKNYIINKIKQCEKNGEIQESLELAQKLIEIQKKIGGIR, from the coding sequence TTGATATCGGAAGATGTCGTTGAAAAAGTAAAGTATTCAAATGATATAGTTGATGTTATATCTGAAACTGTAAAATTAAAAAGGTCTGGAAAAAATTATATTGGATTGTGTCCATTTCATAATGAGAAGACACCATCCTTTAGCGTGTCTATAGATAAACAAATCTATAAGTGTTTTGGCTGTGGTGAGGCAGGCAATGTAATAACTTTTGTTATGAAAACTAGGAATTTAACTTTTCCAGAAGCAGTAGAATCTTTGGCAGATAGGGCTAATATAGATATACAATTTAAAAATAAGGGCAGTAATTCACAAAAAAGATCATTTCAAAAATTATATAAAATAAATATAGAAACTGCTCGATATTTTTTTAATTGCCTCCAAAAAAATAAATTAGCTAAACAATATTTGTTCAATAGAGGAATAACTGAATATACTATTAGAAAGTTTGGATTAGGTTATTCGCTTGTTGGTTGGCATAACACAATTAATCATTTAAAAATTAAAGGATTTACAGAATTAGATATGCTGGAAGCTGGCCTCATAATTAAAGGTCAAAAGGGGTCTTATTATGATAGATTTAGAAATAGAATAATGTTTCCAGTTTTTGATTATAGAGGCAGAGTTATTGGATTTGGTGGAAGGGTTATGGATGATTCAAAACCTAAATATTTGAATTCACCAGAAACAGCTTTGTTTAAGAAAGGCATAAATCTTTATGGATTGAATTTTGCTATAAAAAATAATGTAAATAGGACACTTATTATAGTAGAAGGATATATGGACTGCATATCATTATGCCAATATGGTGTGAGTAATGTAGTTGCTTCGTTGGGGACGTCTCTTACGTTAGAGCAAGCACGACTTATAAAAAAGTATGCTGATAAGGTTATAATTTCTTATGATGCAGATAGTGCAGGGCAAATGGCTACAATGAGAGGTATTGAAATACTTAAAGAAGCTGGATTGGATGTAAAAGTTTTAATTATTCCACAGGGTAAAGATCCAGATGAGTTTGTAAGGAATAATGGTAAGGATAAGTTTTTGGAACTTGTGGATACATCGATGTCACTTATAGATTATAAAATAGATAGGATAAAACAAAAGTTTGATTTCAATAAATCTCAAGATGTTGTATCGTATTCTGAGAAGGTTTTAGAAGTTCTTAATGGATTAGATCCTATAGAAAAAGGTGTATATATTAAAAAGTTATCGGAACAAACTAAGATTCGTGAACAGGCATTATACGATATGTTAAACAGTAGTTTCCAAAAAAATGTAAGAAAACAAGAAAATATGAATATTGACAATAATTTTGGACAAAAATTATATTTAGAGCCTGCATATTTAAAGGCAGAAAGATGGATCTTAAAGTTTATGCTTGAAGATAATGAATCATTTCAATATATAGTTCAAAATTTTAGTAAGGATGAATTTATACTTGAAAGTCATAAAAAAGTGTACGATTATATCGTGCAAAATATACAATATGAAGAAGGAGAAAAAGAAAGACGTATAGAACTTAGATGTAATGAATTAGACACAGAAAAAGAGTGGATAAACATATTAGATTTAAAAATAGTATATGATAAAAGTGAGTATAAAGATATTATAAATGATTATATAAATATTATCAAAAAGTTTAAGCTTAAGAAGAGCAAAAATTATATTATAAATAAAATAAAACAATGTGAAAAAAATGGTGAAATTCAGGAATCCCTAGAATTAGCACAAAAACTTATAGAAATACAAAAAAAGATTGGTGGTATACGGTAA
- the rpoD gene encoding RNA polymerase sigma factor RpoD — protein sequence MAEGGKKMKDKSAKMKIVKKLIEKGKKNGTLTYKEIIDELDEIDLSPEQIEKIYEILESMNIEVTGDIHQAEAEADEKKLDLSVPEGIAIDDPVRMYLKEIGKVPLLYPEQEVELAQRIENGELAAKKKLAEANLRLVVSIAKRYVGRGMLFLDLIQEGNLGLIKAVEKFDYRKGYKFSTYATWWIRQAITRAIADQARTIRIPVHMVETINKLVRVSRQLLQELGREPQPEEIAKIMEMPVDKVREIMKIAQEPVSLETPIGEEEDSHLGDFIPDDEAPAPAEAAAFTMLKEQLINVLDTLTPREEKVLRLRFGLDDGRARTLEEVGKEFNVTRERIRQIEAKALRKLRHPSRSKKLKDYLD from the coding sequence ATGGCTGAAGGAGGAAAAAAAATGAAAGATAAAAGTGCAAAGATGAAAATAGTTAAAAAACTTATAGAAAAAGGTAAAAAAAATGGCACTTTGACTTATAAAGAGATAATAGATGAACTAGATGAAATAGACTTGAGTCCAGAGCAAATTGAAAAAATATACGAAATATTAGAATCTATGAATATAGAAGTTACTGGTGATATACATCAAGCTGAAGCTGAAGCTGATGAAAAAAAATTAGATTTATCTGTACCTGAAGGCATTGCGATAGATGATCCAGTTAGGATGTATTTAAAAGAAATAGGTAAAGTACCATTACTTTATCCTGAACAAGAAGTTGAATTAGCACAAAGAATTGAAAATGGTGAATTGGCTGCTAAAAAGAAGCTAGCTGAGGCCAATTTAAGACTTGTTGTAAGTATTGCAAAGAGATATGTTGGAAGAGGAATGTTATTCTTGGATTTAATTCAAGAAGGAAATTTAGGTCTCATAAAGGCTGTTGAAAAATTTGATTATAGGAAAGGATATAAGTTCAGTACCTATGCTACATGGTGGATAAGACAGGCAATAACTAGAGCAATAGCAGATCAAGCTAGGACTATAAGAATACCTGTACACATGGTTGAAACCATAAATAAATTAGTGAGGGTTTCAAGACAGCTGCTTCAAGAATTAGGTAGAGAACCTCAGCCAGAAGAAATAGCAAAGATTATGGAGATGCCTGTAGATAAAGTAAGAGAAATAATGAAAATAGCTCAAGAGCCAGTATCCTTGGAAACACCGATAGGCGAGGAAGAGGATAGTCATCTTGGAGATTTTATACCAGATGATGAGGCGCCGGCACCAGCAGAAGCAGCAGCTTTTACAATGTTAAAAGAACAACTTATAAATGTTTTGGATACATTGACTCCAAGAGAAGAAAAAGTATTAAGACTTAGATTTGGATTGGATGATGGAAGAGCAAGAACACTTGAAGAAGTTGGAAAAGAGTTCAATGTAACTAGAGAGAGGATAAGACAGATAGAAGCAAAAGCACTAAGAAAATTAAGACATCCAAGTAGAAGTAAAAAATTAAAAGATTATTTAGATTAA